Proteins from a genomic interval of Parvivirga hydrogeniphila:
- a CDS encoding RrF2 family transcriptional regulator produces MQITTKSEYALLALIELAESGDGRPVSLRRIAESRGLPEPFLEQVFTALKRDGIVQAVRGARGGFLLARPAEHVTALDVVEAVEGPVRPTTCDAPVCPVSGECPAMPVWDRVTAAMRDALASFTLAELADHDMHRKG; encoded by the coding sequence GTGCAGATCACCACGAAGTCCGAGTACGCGCTGCTTGCGCTCATCGAGCTTGCGGAAAGCGGCGACGGGCGCCCGGTGAGCCTCAGGCGGATCGCGGAAAGCCGCGGGCTGCCAGAGCCGTTCCTCGAGCAGGTGTTCACCGCCCTCAAGCGCGACGGCATCGTGCAGGCGGTGCGGGGCGCACGCGGAGGGTTCCTGCTTGCTCGACCGGCCGAGCACGTGACGGCGCTCGACGTCGTGGAAGCGGTCGAAGGGCCGGTGCGTCCCACGACCTGCGACGCGCCCGTGTGTCCCGTGAGCGGCGAATGTCCGGCCATGCCGGTCTGGGACCGGGTCACCGCCGCGATGCGCGACGCGCTCGCGTCGTTCACCCTGGCGGAACTCGCAGACCACGACATGCACAGGAAGGGATGA
- a CDS encoding cysteine desulfurase family protein codes for MRRMEGVTYLDYSATTPVDPRVVEAMLPYLTERFGNPNSLYRLGREAHAALEDARERVARSINAAAASEVIFTGCGTESDNAAIIGIATANGRSSGHVVVSAFEHHAVLEPAHALAKRGFTVTELEPRPDGTVYPEDLEAVMRDDTVLVSIMHGNNEIGTLQPIAELAKVAHAHKAAFHADAAQTLGKVDVDVQALGLDAMSFSGHKIYAPKGVGVLYLKRGTPFAPQMLGGGQESRRRSGTQNVAGAVAFAAALEIMDEERPREAPRLAALRDRLVEQVLSRIEHARLNAADAPERLPHIANFIIPGCEGEAMLLHLDAAGFAVSTGSACSSGSLKPSHVLLSIGLPPELAHGSLRVSLGRWSTEADVDAFADALVPIVEKLRKMNPLYEKTIAALTRGA; via the coding sequence ATGAGACGGATGGAAGGCGTGACGTACCTCGACTACTCCGCGACGACGCCGGTGGATCCGCGCGTCGTGGAGGCGATGCTGCCGTACCTCACCGAGCGCTTCGGCAACCCCAACAGCCTGTACCGCCTCGGGCGTGAGGCGCACGCTGCGCTCGAGGACGCGCGCGAGCGGGTCGCGCGCAGCATCAACGCGGCTGCCGCAAGCGAGGTCATCTTCACGGGCTGCGGCACCGAGTCGGACAATGCGGCGATCATCGGCATCGCGACGGCGAACGGCCGCAGCAGCGGACATGTCGTGGTGAGCGCGTTCGAGCACCACGCAGTGCTCGAGCCGGCGCATGCGCTCGCGAAGCGCGGGTTCACGGTCACCGAGCTCGAGCCGCGCCCGGACGGGACGGTGTACCCGGAGGACCTCGAGGCGGTGATGCGCGACGACACCGTGCTCGTGTCGATCATGCACGGCAACAACGAGATCGGCACGCTTCAGCCGATCGCCGAACTGGCGAAGGTCGCGCACGCGCACAAGGCGGCGTTCCACGCTGACGCGGCGCAGACGCTCGGCAAGGTGGACGTCGACGTGCAGGCGCTCGGCCTCGACGCGATGAGCTTCTCGGGCCACAAGATCTACGCGCCGAAAGGCGTCGGCGTGCTCTACCTCAAGCGGGGAACGCCGTTCGCGCCGCAGATGCTGGGCGGCGGGCAGGAGTCCCGCAGGCGGAGCGGCACGCAGAACGTGGCCGGGGCCGTGGCGTTCGCGGCTGCGCTCGAGATCATGGACGAGGAGCGGCCTCGCGAGGCACCGAGGCTTGCTGCGCTTCGCGACCGGCTCGTCGAGCAGGTGCTGTCGCGCATCGAGCACGCCCGCCTGAACGCGGCCGACGCGCCTGAGCGGCTGCCGCACATCGCCAACTTCATCATCCCTGGCTGCGAAGGCGAAGCGATGCTGCTGCACCTGGACGCCGCGGGCTTCGCGGTGTCGACGGGGTCGGCGTGCAGCTCCGGCTCGCTCAAGCCGAGCCACGTCCTGCTGTCGATCGGGCTGCCGCCCGAGCTCGCGCACGGCTCGCTGCGCGTGAGCCTTGGACGGTGGAGCACGGAAGCGGACGTGGACGCGTTCGCAGACGCGCTCGTTCCGATCGTCGAGAAGCTGCGCAAGATGAACCCACTGTACGAGAAGACGATCGCTGCGCTCACGCGCGGCGCGTGA
- a CDS encoding alpha/beta fold hydrolase produces the protein MSTLLAAEAPPLKVLSLSLPSTQLRVGAAGSGELAIVVPATISLVEDWEAMTRFLGRRFHAVFFELPGHGGSVAYEEPFSSRLVARTVLEVADAFGAETFTLVGFSFGGLLALRALQAARERVRRIALLSPFVGSEALKRSAAETVMLRATVAALEPEFARRGMLAVLRNPATVAVVDWYMRTVGGFETSADLSERLRGFSASTLDVFLAQVREVLTTPSSDLAGPFDAPCLFGMSRYDPLLDFATTQRFVREQFPRATEVVWDWPYHAPPTPLTLTDYERDHRALLEFDRD, from the coding sequence CTTCGCGTCGGGGCCGCCGGCTCGGGCGAGCTCGCGATCGTCGTCCCGGCCACCATATCGCTCGTCGAGGACTGGGAGGCGATGACGCGCTTCTTGGGCCGACGGTTCCACGCGGTGTTCTTCGAGCTTCCCGGCCACGGAGGCAGCGTCGCCTACGAGGAGCCTTTTTCGAGCCGGCTGGTCGCCCGAACGGTTCTGGAGGTCGCCGACGCGTTCGGGGCCGAGACCTTCACGCTCGTCGGCTTCTCCTTCGGCGGGCTGCTTGCACTGCGTGCGCTCCAGGCGGCACGCGAGCGCGTGCGGCGCATCGCGCTCCTGTCGCCCTTCGTCGGCAGCGAGGCCCTCAAGCGCTCCGCGGCTGAGACGGTCATGCTACGCGCGACCGTCGCCGCGCTCGAGCCGGAGTTCGCTCGCCGCGGGATGCTCGCGGTGTTGCGGAACCCCGCCACGGTGGCGGTCGTCGACTGGTATATGCGCACCGTGGGCGGCTTCGAGACCTCGGCCGACCTGTCCGAGCGCCTGCGAGGCTTCTCGGCCTCGACCCTCGACGTCTTCCTCGCGCAGGTCCGCGAGGTGCTCACGACGCCTTCCTCCGACCTTGCAGGGCCGTTCGACGCGCCGTGCCTGTTCGGCATGTCGCGGTACGACCCGCTGCTCGACTTCGCGACGACGCAGCGGTTCGTGCGCGAGCAGTTCCCGCGCGCGACCGAGGTGGTCTGGGACTGGCCGTACCATGCGCCGCCCACGCCGCTGACGCTTACCGATTACGAGCGCGACCACCGCGCGCTTCTCGAGTTCGACCGCGACTGA
- the ppcA gene encoding phosphoenolpyruvate carboxylase codes for MTRIPRCMSTQHPDNASVPFFSTSQVLAGEDEIREAYYAYSHLGCDEQMWDVEGKEIDTFVVKKLLSYFEPFFRTRTLGEELRLTLRVPNPAVETAEAKVLLETLESIPRSFDTARLFYGRDVAPIFEVILPMTTSAAEIDRIFRYYADFIVRRQDQPVRPGDITVAEWIGPTKPELIEVIPLFEDVDGMFNAARVVEEYLRDKEVADQRVFLARSDTAMNFGLVSAALANKVALQQLGAVAERLGVRIHPILGMGSAPFRGGLRPDTAERVGREYPSVVTFTIQSAFKYDFPPSDVQRAIEHLKSREIGPPTPVDEQRVLDIIERYSATYREQVTALAPAINRVASFVPRRRARKLHVGLFGYARQVGGVSLPRAISFTCALYSLGVPPELLGLDALTAGDLAFVRESYPSFDAKMREALARADLGSPYFPEPIRRALVRAGYDVEPDEAHGKLVRRIRDALATGQDSIVPDLVVQAALVRRFLG; via the coding sequence ATGACGCGCATCCCCCGCTGCATGAGCACCCAGCACCCTGACAACGCCTCTGTTCCGTTCTTCTCCACTTCGCAGGTGCTCGCTGGCGAAGACGAGATCCGCGAGGCGTACTACGCGTACTCGCATCTCGGGTGCGACGAGCAGATGTGGGACGTGGAAGGCAAGGAGATCGACACGTTCGTCGTCAAGAAGCTCTTGAGCTACTTCGAGCCGTTCTTCCGGACACGCACGCTCGGCGAAGAGCTGCGGCTCACGCTGCGCGTACCGAACCCCGCCGTCGAGACCGCCGAGGCCAAAGTACTGCTCGAGACGCTGGAGAGCATCCCTCGGTCCTTCGACACGGCACGGTTGTTCTACGGCCGCGACGTCGCGCCGATCTTCGAGGTCATCCTGCCCATGACGACCTCCGCCGCCGAGATCGACCGGATCTTCCGCTACTACGCCGACTTCATCGTCAGACGCCAAGACCAGCCGGTGCGTCCGGGGGACATTACCGTGGCCGAGTGGATCGGACCCACCAAGCCAGAGCTCATCGAGGTCATCCCGCTGTTCGAGGACGTCGACGGGATGTTCAACGCTGCGCGTGTCGTGGAGGAGTACCTCCGTGACAAAGAGGTGGCCGACCAGCGCGTCTTCTTGGCGCGATCGGACACCGCCATGAACTTCGGGCTCGTCTCCGCTGCTCTCGCCAACAAGGTCGCGCTGCAGCAGCTCGGCGCGGTGGCCGAGCGTCTCGGCGTGCGCATACACCCGATCCTCGGCATGGGCTCGGCACCGTTCCGAGGCGGCCTGCGGCCCGATACCGCCGAGCGTGTCGGACGCGAGTACCCGAGCGTCGTGACCTTCACCATCCAATCGGCGTTCAAGTACGACTTCCCGCCGTCCGACGTGCAACGGGCGATCGAGCATCTGAAGTCTCGAGAGATAGGTCCGCCGACGCCTGTCGACGAACAGCGCGTCCTCGACATCATAGAGCGGTACAGCGCGACCTACCGCGAGCAGGTGACGGCGCTCGCACCGGCCATCAACCGCGTCGCGTCGTTCGTCCCGCGCAGACGCGCGCGCAAACTGCACGTGGGGCTGTTCGGATACGCGCGCCAGGTCGGCGGGGTCTCGCTGCCCCGCGCGATCTCGTTCACATGCGCCCTGTACTCGCTCGGAGTCCCGCCCGAGCTCCTCGGCCTCGACGCGCTGACCGCCGGGGACCTGGCCTTCGTGCGCGAGTCGTACCCGTCGTTCGACGCCAAGATGCGCGAAGCGCTCGCGCGCGCTGACCTCGGTTCGCCGTACTTCCCGGAGCCGATCCGGCGAGCGCTCGTCCGAGCGGGCTACGACGTCGAGCCCGACGAGGCGCACGGGAAGCTCGTGCGCCGCATCCGCGACGCGCTGGCAACAGGGCAGGACTCGATCGTCCCCGACCTCGTGGTGCAGGCAGCGCTGGTCCGCCGGTTCTTGGGGTGA
- a CDS encoding amino acid ABC transporter permease, whose product MRNDLQWRIILNWVPELGAAAVLTVRITAVSFAVALLVGLAVGIIRSRPHRLTVVVAAYVELFRGTPLLVQLFFIYYGLAQIGIVMEAMTAAVLGLGLNGGAYISEIVRGALAGIDRGQYDAAHALGMTRWLTLTSVILPQALRTATPPLVNTFSSMLKDTSLVSLLAITEMMNIANQVYSRTFRAFEIFAVVALVYFVLTFAFSLLSRLLERRLALGRA is encoded by the coding sequence GTGCGTAACGACCTACAGTGGAGGATCATCCTCAATTGGGTGCCCGAGCTTGGCGCCGCCGCGGTGCTCACCGTACGCATCACTGCGGTCTCGTTCGCAGTCGCCCTCCTCGTCGGACTGGCTGTCGGCATCATCCGAAGCAGGCCGCATCGGCTCACTGTCGTCGTCGCTGCATACGTGGAGCTCTTCCGAGGGACGCCGCTCTTGGTCCAGCTGTTCTTCATCTACTACGGCTTGGCCCAGATAGGTATCGTCATGGAGGCTATGACCGCTGCGGTCCTCGGCCTCGGCTTGAATGGCGGCGCGTACATCTCTGAGATCGTCCGCGGTGCGCTGGCGGGCATCGATCGCGGCCAGTATGACGCCGCACACGCCCTCGGAATGACCCGCTGGCTGACACTCACGAGCGTCATCCTTCCGCAAGCGCTCCGAACAGCCACGCCGCCCTTGGTGAACACATTCTCATCGATGCTCAAAGACACCTCATTAGTATCGCTCCTCGCGATCACGGAGATGATGAACATCGCGAACCAGGTCTACTCGCGTACGTTCCGCGCGTTCGAGATCTTCGCGGTCGTGGCGCTCGTGTACTTCGTCCTGACGTTCGCATTCTCGCTGCTGAGCAGGCTTCTCGAACGACGGCTTGCACTCGGCCGAGCGTGA
- a CDS encoding DUF72 domain-containing protein has protein sequence MGSVRIGTCSWTDKTMVAAWYPPAVRTSEQRLRYYAARFDTVEADSPFYGIPRPSVAQAWAERTPPGFAFHVKAFGLLTRHSVEEERLSPELRELVTHVDVRGRVRDASPELLDAAFEEFRAFLEPLGSAGKMGGVLLQFPPWVTATDRAHAHENLAYIEYAAAALAPHRVLVEFRHPSWLTGRQHAQTMRFLADRGLSYVSVDAPQFADASTMPPVTAATSDWAYVRMHGRNRETYFARTGSAADRFDYLYTSEELAEWAPRVRDLAQQTNVTWVMFNNCKHDYAPRNARELASMLHVEPYGGSGAAGGQLDLGV, from the coding sequence GTGGGATCTGTCCGCATCGGCACCTGCTCGTGGACCGACAAGACGATGGTGGCGGCGTGGTATCCGCCGGCCGTGCGGACCTCCGAGCAGCGCCTGCGGTACTACGCGGCGAGGTTCGACACCGTCGAGGCCGACTCGCCGTTCTACGGCATCCCCCGCCCGAGCGTCGCGCAGGCCTGGGCGGAGCGGACGCCCCCCGGTTTCGCCTTCCACGTCAAGGCGTTCGGGCTGCTCACACGGCACTCGGTGGAGGAAGAGCGCTTGTCGCCGGAGTTGCGCGAGCTCGTCACGCACGTCGACGTGCGCGGGAGAGTGCGCGACGCCTCGCCGGAGCTTCTCGATGCGGCGTTCGAGGAGTTCCGAGCGTTCCTCGAGCCGCTCGGGTCTGCCGGCAAGATGGGCGGCGTGCTGCTGCAGTTCCCCCCGTGGGTGACGGCCACCGACCGCGCGCACGCGCACGAGAACCTCGCCTACATCGAGTATGCGGCCGCCGCGCTCGCGCCGCACCGCGTGCTCGTCGAGTTCCGGCATCCGTCGTGGCTGACCGGTCGGCAGCACGCGCAGACGATGCGCTTCTTGGCGGACCGCGGTCTTTCGTACGTGAGCGTGGACGCGCCGCAGTTCGCCGATGCCTCGACCATGCCGCCGGTGACCGCAGCCACGAGCGACTGGGCGTACGTTCGCATGCACGGCCGGAACCGCGAGACGTACTTCGCGCGCACGGGATCCGCCGCCGACCGCTTCGACTACCTGTACACGTCAGAGGAGCTCGCCGAATGGGCGCCCCGCGTCCGGGACCTCGCTCAGCAGACGAACGTCACCTGGGTGATGTTCAACAACTGCAAGCACGACTACGCGCCACGCAACGCGCGTGAGCTCGCGAGCATGCTGCACGTCGAGCCGTACGGGGGCAGCGGTGCGGCGGGAGGCCAGCTCGATCTCGGGGTGTGA
- the nifU gene encoding Fe-S cluster assembly scaffold protein NifU: MYSEKVMEHFANPRNVGVIEDADGVGEVGNPVCGDVMKITIKVADDRIEDIKFQTLGCGAAIATSSIVTEMAKGMTLAEAAAITKQQVADELGGLPPAKMHCSVLATDGLKRAIDDYLVRAGRDPIGGKILSEDPDFDPHGADDECEV; encoded by the coding sequence ATGTACAGCGAAAAGGTGATGGAGCACTTCGCGAACCCACGCAATGTCGGCGTTATCGAGGACGCTGACGGCGTGGGGGAAGTCGGCAATCCCGTGTGCGGGGACGTCATGAAGATCACCATCAAAGTCGCCGACGACCGCATCGAGGACATCAAGTTCCAGACGCTCGGGTGCGGTGCTGCCATCGCGACGAGCTCCATCGTGACGGAGATGGCCAAGGGCATGACGCTTGCGGAGGCGGCCGCCATCACCAAGCAGCAGGTCGCGGACGAGCTCGGCGGCCTGCCCCCTGCGAAGATGCACTGCAGCGTGCTTGCGACCGATGGGCTCAAGCGGGCGATCGACGACTACCTCGTGCGCGCCGGCCGCGATCCGATCGGCGGGAAGATCCTGTCCGAGGACCCGGACTTCGACCCGCACGGTGCCGACGACGAGTGCGAGGTGTAG
- the cysK gene encoding cysteine synthase A: MISVKDSVVSTIGRTPLVRLQRLADGLPAAVAVKLESRNPGGSVKDRIGWNMVRDAEERGLLRPGRSVIVEPTSGNTGIALAMVGAARGYRVVLTMPESMSVERRKLLAAYGAELVLTPRERGMAGAVEEAERIAAATPDAFLTRQFDNPANPEAHYRTTGPEIESALDGLTLGAFVAGVGTGGTITGVGRYLRDAGMGARIVAVEPAESPIIAQRLRGERETPGPHGIQGIGANFVPSVLDLGLIDSVEHVTTAEAIAMARRLAREEGLLVGISSGANVVAALRVAADPALRGTVVVTVAPSTGERYLSTPLWEGFGE; this comes from the coding sequence ATGATCAGCGTGAAGGACTCCGTGGTCTCGACGATCGGCCGGACCCCGCTCGTGCGGCTGCAGCGGCTGGCAGACGGGCTGCCTGCTGCGGTGGCCGTGAAGCTCGAGTCGCGCAACCCTGGCGGGTCGGTGAAAGACCGCATCGGCTGGAACATGGTGCGTGACGCCGAGGAGCGCGGGCTGCTGCGGCCAGGCCGCTCCGTCATCGTCGAGCCGACGTCCGGCAACACGGGCATCGCGCTCGCGATGGTCGGCGCTGCGCGCGGCTACCGCGTGGTCCTCACGATGCCCGAGAGCATGTCGGTCGAGCGCCGAAAGCTGCTGGCGGCGTACGGCGCCGAGCTCGTGCTCACGCCGCGGGAGCGAGGGATGGCGGGCGCCGTCGAGGAGGCCGAGCGCATCGCGGCAGCGACGCCGGACGCGTTCCTCACGCGGCAGTTCGACAACCCAGCGAATCCCGAGGCGCACTACCGCACGACCGGCCCGGAGATCGAGTCCGCCCTCGACGGCCTGACGCTCGGTGCGTTCGTCGCCGGCGTCGGGACGGGCGGGACCATCACGGGAGTGGGCCGCTACCTGCGCGACGCAGGCATGGGAGCCCGGATCGTGGCCGTGGAGCCCGCCGAGTCGCCGATCATCGCCCAGCGGCTGCGCGGCGAGCGCGAGACGCCGGGACCGCACGGCATCCAGGGCATCGGCGCGAACTTCGTGCCGAGCGTCCTCGATCTCGGGCTCATCGACTCGGTGGAGCACGTCACCACTGCCGAGGCGATCGCGATGGCCCGCAGGCTTGCGCGCGAGGAGGGCCTGCTCGTCGGCATCAGCTCCGGCGCCAACGTCGTTGCAGCGCTCCGCGTGGCAGCAGACCCGGCGCTTCGCGGAACCGTGGTGGTCACCGTCGCACCGTCCACCGGCGAGCGGTACCTCTCGACGCCCCTGTGGGAAGGCTTCGGCGAGTAG
- a CDS encoding CD3072 family TudS-related putative desulfidase has protein sequence MPARCSSVTLVAHCLLNPTTKVHGLVRQTGRSPALREMLDGETALIQLPCPEATYLGMQRWGMTYEQYDTRAFRRHCAEILRPILDTLSALKAGGVTLSEVIGVDGSPNCGVALTCQGYSGGEPEDVYGAGGTPQHARTVEGSGVFFEVLAQMLSEAGIEARFIAVPEDSL, from the coding sequence ATGCCTGCCCGATGTTCTTCCGTGACGCTCGTCGCGCACTGCCTGCTGAACCCGACGACGAAGGTTCACGGGCTGGTCCGCCAAACAGGTAGGAGCCCGGCCCTTCGAGAGATGCTCGACGGGGAAACCGCACTCATCCAGCTGCCATGCCCCGAAGCGACGTATCTGGGCATGCAGCGATGGGGGATGACCTACGAGCAGTACGATACCCGAGCGTTCCGTCGGCACTGCGCCGAGATCCTTCGCCCCATCCTCGATACCCTGTCAGCGTTGAAGGCAGGTGGGGTGACGCTGAGCGAGGTCATCGGTGTGGATGGGAGCCCGAACTGCGGAGTCGCTCTGACGTGCCAGGGGTACTCAGGCGGCGAACCTGAGGACGTGTACGGCGCCGGGGGCACACCTCAGCATGCGAGGACGGTCGAGGGTTCGGGCGTCTTCTTCGAAGTCCTCGCGCAGATGCTTTCGGAAGCGGGCATCGAGGCACGGTTCATCGCGGTCCCAGAGGACTCCCTCTGA
- the mnmA gene encoding tRNA 2-thiouridine(34) synthase MnmA has protein sequence MARVLVGMSGGVDSAVAALLLLEQGHDVVGATLRLGIAKLHGRQCCGEEAAIEARRVAGELGIQHVTVDVADIFAAEVVEPFAAAYAGGRTPNPCVVCNERVKFAALIERADALGCDEVATGHYARVVTGPDGRPSIARGADAAKDQSYFLYRLDAATLARVRFPLGNLTKGEVRRIAARAGLPVAARDESQEVCFADDHVALVARLRPEALRPGPIETSDGTVVGAHAGIARYTVGQRKGIGIGGPGGPWRVVAIDAERNAVIVGASASLLARRFVLSDAVWRPTGAAVRCFAVQRYRARPAACEARYDGSRIVVELEDACETTAPGQSVVLYEGDVVIGGGVLERWDR, from the coding sequence ATGGCACGCGTGCTCGTCGGTATGAGCGGCGGGGTCGATTCGGCGGTGGCGGCGCTGCTGCTCCTCGAGCAGGGGCACGACGTGGTCGGAGCGACGCTGCGGCTCGGTATCGCAAAGCTGCACGGCCGGCAGTGCTGCGGCGAGGAAGCGGCGATCGAGGCGCGGCGCGTCGCCGGCGAGCTCGGCATCCAGCACGTCACGGTGGACGTGGCAGACATCTTCGCCGCCGAGGTGGTGGAGCCGTTCGCTGCGGCGTACGCCGGTGGACGGACGCCGAACCCGTGCGTCGTGTGCAACGAGCGTGTGAAGTTCGCGGCGCTCATCGAGCGGGCCGACGCGCTCGGGTGCGACGAGGTCGCCACCGGCCACTACGCGCGCGTCGTCACGGGCCCTGACGGGCGGCCGTCGATCGCGCGCGGCGCCGATGCGGCCAAGGACCAGTCGTACTTCCTGTACCGGCTCGATGCGGCGACGCTTGCGCGCGTGCGGTTCCCGCTCGGGAACCTCACGAAGGGCGAGGTGCGAAGGATCGCCGCACGCGCCGGGCTGCCTGTTGCGGCACGCGACGAGAGCCAGGAGGTCTGCTTCGCCGACGACCACGTCGCGCTCGTGGCGCGGCTGCGTCCCGAGGCGCTGCGCCCCGGGCCTATCGAGACGAGCGACGGCACGGTCGTCGGGGCGCACGCGGGTATCGCGCGCTACACCGTCGGGCAGCGCAAGGGCATCGGCATCGGGGGCCCAGGCGGCCCCTGGCGCGTCGTCGCCATCGATGCAGAGCGCAACGCAGTCATCGTTGGGGCGTCTGCATCGCTGCTCGCTCGGCGGTTCGTGCTCTCTGACGCAGTGTGGCGGCCGACGGGCGCCGCCGTCCGGTGCTTCGCGGTGCAGCGCTATCGCGCGCGGCCTGCGGCGTGCGAGGCGCGGTACGATGGCAGCCGCATCGTTGTCGAGCTGGAAGATGCCTGCGAGACGACTGCCCCCGGGCAGTCGGTGGTGCTGTACGAGGGCGACGTCGTCATCGGCGGCGGCGTGCTGGAGAGGTGGGACCGATGA
- a CDS encoding substrate-binding periplasmic protein translates to MARRLRIVTASTLALLLIATLALGGCTTTAEQGGATIGDEEAAKDASLQTVKERGEIIVGLAPFYAPFESTNEQTKEIEGFDIDLMNAIVEKMGVKATYRPAEWQALLGGLEKGDYDVIFSAMSKKEAAEANVEFSDVYYLLPDVIIVAKGNPKGITSKDDLKDKIVGVQLGSGSEQLADELNPEIGFKGLKKYKLTQDAMNDLKAGRIDAVIAGYTFALEQAKVDPSFEVSSEPLESAELVGVFRKGSTSLVEAFNKALAEVKADGTYDALVKKWLTIQQQ, encoded by the coding sequence ATGGCACGGAGATTGCGCATCGTGACTGCGAGCACACTGGCCTTGCTGCTCATCGCGACCCTAGCCCTCGGCGGGTGCACCACAACGGCCGAGCAAGGCGGTGCGACGATCGGAGACGAGGAGGCTGCGAAGGACGCGTCGTTGCAGACGGTCAAGGAACGGGGCGAGATCATCGTCGGCCTGGCCCCCTTCTACGCCCCGTTCGAATCGACGAACGAGCAAACCAAGGAGATCGAGGGCTTCGACATCGATCTGATGAACGCCATCGTCGAGAAGATGGGCGTGAAGGCGACGTACCGGCCCGCAGAGTGGCAGGCGCTCTTGGGCGGGCTCGAGAAAGGCGACTATGACGTCATCTTCTCGGCTATGTCGAAGAAGGAGGCCGCGGAGGCGAACGTCGAGTTCTCCGACGTGTACTACCTTCTGCCGGACGTGATCATCGTCGCGAAAGGGAATCCCAAGGGCATCACGAGCAAAGACGACCTCAAAGACAAGATCGTCGGCGTCCAGCTTGGCTCAGGCAGCGAACAGCTTGCAGACGAGCTGAATCCGGAGATCGGCTTCAAGGGCCTCAAGAAGTACAAGCTCACACAGGACGCGATGAACGATCTGAAGGCCGGCAGGATCGATGCTGTCATCGCGGGCTACACTTTCGCGCTCGAGCAGGCGAAGGTCGACCCCAGTTTCGAGGTCTCGAGCGAACCTCTCGAGAGCGCCGAGCTGGTGGGGGTCTTCCGCAAAGGCTCCACCTCGCTCGTCGAGGCGTTCAATAAGGCGCTCGCGGAAGTCAAAGCCGACGGGACGTACGACGCTTTGGTCAAGAAGTGGCTCACCATCCAGCAGCAGTAG